From Vagococcus jeotgali, one genomic window encodes:
- a CDS encoding GGDEF domain-containing protein, giving the protein MAAAILYFIKDILISLSLIITVTLVLYIVSIRQFLKEDKGDILFSEHTGASPLRPSQNILLGIAMGFMLFFISHNIINLPVPGMLPMDIRYLLVFFIVYYGSPIVGFYSITTLSITKLIQYILVHDSSVIHINNTILMYLLLIIASFIYKRKIPPKRASYIYLGLTLLLRIASYDLSNAVTWTYTDTPISYLHLLIFILTMSGIFLFTSWFINQFINISQQIGFYQREAIYDKLTNLYKKDAFFFFLNHARNDLIYHKKTLSVAIIDIDNFKQINDNYGHLAGDKALVHTSHLLLTNSDVTQEAKYCRLGGDEIGVVFNIDNKDPYDMLYEKIKLFLNCNIKLATLVKISKYQCYFIEPLTYQHVLIFRF; this is encoded by the coding sequence ATGGCTGCTGCAATTCTCTACTTCATCAAGGATATTCTAATTAGCCTATCCTTGATTATAACGGTAACTTTAGTGCTGTATATCGTTAGTATTAGGCAATTTTTAAAAGAGGATAAAGGAGACATCTTATTTTCAGAACATACAGGTGCTTCTCCCTTAAGACCTAGCCAAAATATTTTATTAGGTATTGCCATGGGATTTATGCTCTTTTTCATTTCACATAATATTATTAATTTACCTGTTCCTGGTATGTTACCAATGGATATACGATACCTTTTAGTATTTTTTATTGTTTATTACGGGTCCCCAATTGTAGGGTTTTATAGTATCACCACACTAAGTATCACTAAATTAATACAATACATACTGGTTCATGATTCTTCTGTTATTCATATAAATAATACCATTTTAATGTATTTATTATTAATTATCGCCTCATTTATTTATAAAAGAAAAATACCTCCTAAACGAGCGTCCTACATTTACCTTGGTCTAACTTTATTACTCCGGATTGCTTCCTATGATTTGTCAAATGCCGTAACTTGGACTTATACAGATACACCAATAAGCTACTTACATCTACTTATCTTTATCTTGACTATGTCTGGTATTTTTTTATTTACGTCATGGTTCATTAACCAATTCATCAATATTTCACAACAAATTGGATTCTATCAAAGAGAAGCTATTTACGATAAGCTAACCAATCTCTATAAAAAAGACGCCTTTTTCTTCTTTTTAAATCATGCTCGTAATGATTTGATTTATCATAAAAAAACCTTATCTGTGGCCATTATAGATATTGATAATTTTAAACAAATTAATGATAATTACGGACATTTAGCCGGGGATAAAGCTCTAGTACACACATCTCATCTACTTTTAACTAACAGTGATGTCACCCAAGAAGCTAAATATTGCCGACTTGGTGGGGATGAAATTGGGGTTGTCTTCAACATAGATAACAAAGATCCTTATGATATGCTTTATGAAAAAATTAAACTTTTTCTAAATTGCAACATTAAGTTAGCCACTCTGGTAAAAATATCTAAATATCAGTGTTATTTTATTGAACCCCTTACTTACCAACATGTTTTGATCTTTAGATTTTGA
- a CDS encoding IS30 family transposase encodes MVKIKNNTKTSSYKHLSLKERQLIEVWHNMGDSNREIGRRLGRHHQTISNELKRGTTTQIKENKKPKQLYFADTGQAKYIENRKRCGSKSKLVSAVDFINYACKQMIDFNWSPDAIVGFIKSLGTWDKPIVSTKTLYNYIDKGFLPVRNHHLKMKVRLSPKKKRSRQHKKALGKSIDERPSKIDSRQEFGHWEIDSVIGSKSKDDNALLTLVERKTRYMITVVLDDHTEESVSYAIKQLKYEFGRARFSSIFQSITADNGSEFSSLDDTLQQMTDIYFAHPYSSWERGTNERHNGLLRQFVPKGTPICHYSKQFIQLATEKVNLLPRKILDYRQPATLFLEEIQNLKIKTCW; translated from the coding sequence ATGGTGAAAATTAAGAATAACACAAAGACATCTAGTTATAAACATCTTTCCTTAAAGGAAAGGCAGCTTATTGAAGTTTGGCATAATATGGGAGACTCTAATAGAGAAATTGGTAGACGATTAGGCCGACACCATCAAACAATAAGTAATGAGCTTAAACGAGGAACGACCACGCAAATCAAAGAAAATAAGAAACCTAAACAACTCTATTTTGCTGATACGGGGCAAGCTAAATACATAGAAAACAGGAAACGCTGTGGTTCGAAATCTAAGCTAGTTAGTGCTGTTGATTTTATTAATTATGCTTGTAAACAAATGATAGACTTTAATTGGTCACCAGATGCAATTGTTGGCTTTATCAAGTCTTTAGGGACTTGGGATAAACCTATTGTTTCTACTAAGACACTTTATAACTATATTGATAAAGGTTTTTTACCAGTCAGAAATCATCATCTCAAGATGAAAGTTAGACTATCACCTAAAAAGAAAAGAAGTCGTCAGCATAAAAAAGCTCTTGGAAAATCAATTGATGAACGACCTAGCAAAATTGATTCTAGACAAGAGTTTGGTCATTGGGAAATAGACAGTGTCATTGGTTCAAAATCTAAAGATGATAATGCTCTACTTACACTTGTTGAAAGAAAAACTCGCTACATGATTACTGTTGTTCTAGATGATCATACTGAAGAGTCTGTTAGTTACGCTATTAAACAGTTAAAATATGAGTTTGGAAGAGCCCGATTTAGTAGCATATTTCAATCGATTACTGCTGATAATGGCAGTGAATTTAGCTCACTTGATGATACTCTGCAACAAATGACTGATATCTACTTTGCTCACCCTTATTCATCTTGGGAACGAGGAACAAACGAAAGACATAATGGTTTATTACGGCAATTTGTTCCGAAAGGAACGCCTATCTGTCACTACTCAAAGCAGTTCATACAACTGGCTACTGAAAAAGTTAATCTTTTGCCGCGTAAAATTTTAGACTATAGACAACCAGCAACATTATTTTTAGAAGAAATTCAAAATCTAAAGATCAAAACATGTTGGTAA